Proteins found in one Brachyhypopomus gauderio isolate BG-103 unplaced genomic scaffold, BGAUD_0.2 sc113, whole genome shotgun sequence genomic segment:
- the LOC143497843 gene encoding NACHT, LRR and PYD domains-containing protein 3-like isoform X3, whose translation MMETHKSSSGGGTSDPKVKRAAPPVPSCVLMKSESSPVPSCVSMKSESTPVPSCVSMKSDRSMFEPPAFSSEPVTPDPHAQKKPVKISKDKLESVFKELEHKIISLVKNELKRFKNLLSPDYPACTERQVENEEDQSSVREGAMKITLHVLRNMNQTDFANTLETKLVPACYRKLKSKLRKKCQKINEGISQHGTTTLLNVIYTELYITEGGSGEVNNEHEVRQIETTSRRPATQETPIKCSDIFRPLPGQDKVIRTVLTKGVAGIGKTVSVQKFILDWSEGNVNQDVLFIFPLPFRELNLMKEKKLSLVQLLHCFFPETRELKPTHYKHYKILFIFDGLDECRLPLDFQNNDSVWDVTESTSVDVLLTNLIKGNLLPSALLWITSRPAAANQIPPESVDQVTEVRGFSGPQKEEYFRKRIRDQSLANRIISHMKSSRSLYIMCHIPVFCWIAATVLERMLGEAESGEIPKTLTQMYTHFLIFHIKHKDQKYEQKSDTDPQQTRKHLALGKLAFQQLDKGNLIFDEDDLRNSGIDVREMSVYSGMCTQIFREEFGLQLGKVFSFVHLSVYEFLAALYVFITFISTNTNVLKQQQPGLVKNTLSDFLNSAVDKALQSQNGHLDLFLRFLLGLSLESNQTLLRGLLTQTGSSFHCKEETFRYIKKKIRENPSSEKFINLFHCLNELNDHSLVQEVQTYLSRGGDTRLREDRLSPAQWSALVFVLLNSEEERDEFDLSNVPLEECLLRLLPVIKASRKVILSGCGLTEESCKSLTSVLQTENSLKELEINNNNLKDSGVEQLCAGLKSSNCKLEILRLSLCGLTEDTCKSLTSVLQTENSLKQLEINNNDLKDSGVEQLCAGLKSSNCKLEILRLSGCLVTEEGCSSLASALSSNPSHLKELDLTYNHPGDSGVKLLSARLEDPHCRLDTLRVDHAGKISLKPGLRKYACELTLDPNTAHTRLSLSEGNRKVTCVKEQQTYPDHPERFDVWTQVMCREGLTGRCYWEVEWSGAAHIAVTYKGISRKGGSGDCGFGDNIKSWMLCYYDNRYTVWHNNNRTGISVPPSSSNRVGVYLDWPAGTLSFYSVSSHTHTLTHLHTLHSTFTEPLYAGFLVLGSDSSVYVCVT comes from the exons GAGCTGGAGCACAAAATCATCTCTCTGGTGAAAAATGAGCTGAAGAGATTCAAGAATCTACTGAGTCcagattacccagcatgcactgagagacaggtggagaatgaggaggatcagagcagtgtcagagagggggcgatgaagatcacactgcacgtcctgaggaacatgaaccagacagacttCGCTAACACACTAGAGACCA AACTGGTCCCTGCTTGCTACAGAAAACTCAAATCCAAACTGAGGAAAAAATGTCAGAAAATTAATGAAGGAATCTCACAGCATGGAACCACAACACTTCTGAATGTgatctacacagagctctacatcacagagggagggagtggagaggtcaataatgaacatgaggtgagacagattgagacaaCATCtaggagaccagcaacacaggagacacccatcaaatgcagtgacatctttagacccttaccaggacaagacaaagtcatcagaactgtgctgactaaaggagtggctggaattggtaaaacagtctcagtgcagaagttcatactggactggtctgaaggaaatgtaaatcaggatgttctcttcatatttccacttccttttagggagctgaatttgatgaaggagaaaaagctCAGTCTGGTGCAGCTTCTTCATTGTTTTTTTCCAGAAACACGTGAATTAAAACCAACTCACTATAAACACTACAAAATTCTGttcatctttgatggtctggatgagtgtcgtcttcctctagatttccagAACAATGACAGTGTGTGGGATGTAACAGAGTcgacctcagtggatgtgctgctgacaaacctcatcaaggggaatctgcttccctctgctctcctctggataacctctcgaccagcagcagccaatcagatccctcctgagagtgttgaccaggtaacagaggtacgagggttcagtggtcctcagaaagaggagtacttcaggaagagaatcagaGACCAGAGTCTGGCCaatagaatcatctcacacatgaagtcatcaagaagtctctacatcatgtgtcacattccagtcttctgttggattgcagccactgttctagagaggatgttgggtgaagcagagagtggagagatccccaagactctgactcagatgtacacacacttcctgatctttcacatcaaacacaaggacCAAAAGTATGAACAGAAAAGTGACACTGACCCTCAACAAACTAGAAAACATttggcactgggaaaactggctttccaacagctggATAAAGGCAACCTGATCTTCGATGAGGACGACCTGAGAAACAGTGGCATTGATGTCAGAGAAATGTCAGTGTATTCAGGAATGTGCACtcagatcttcagagaggagtttggtctacagctggggaaggtgttcagctttgtacatctgagtgtttatgagtttctggctgctttatatgtatttattaccttcatctccaccaacaCGAATGTGCTGAAACAGCAACAACCTGGATTGGTCAAAAACACATTGTCTGACTTCCTCAACAGtgcagtggacaaggccttacagagtcagaatggacacctggaccttttcctccgcttccttctgggtctctcactggagtccaatcagactctcttacgaggtctactgacacagacaggaagcagcttTCACTGCAAAGAGGAAACGTTCAGGTACATCAAGAAGAAGATCAGGGAGAATCCCTCTTCAGAGAAATTCATCAATCTCttccactgtctgaatgaactgaatgatcattctctaGTACAGGAAGTCCAAACATACCTGAGCAGAGGAGGTGACACTCGTCTCCGTGAAGACAggctctctcctgctcagtggtcagctctggtgtttgtgttgctgaactcAGAAGAGGAGCGGGATGAGTTTGACCTGAGCAATGTCCCATTAGAGGAATGTCTACTGAGACTGCTGCCAGTGATCAAAGCATCCAGAAAAGTCAT actgtctggctgtggtctcactgaggagtcttgcaaatctctcacatcagttctacaaacagaaaactcactgaaagagctggagattaataataataacctaaaagattcaggagtggagcagctctgtgctggactgaagagttcaaactgtaaactggagattctcag actgtctctctgtggtctcactgaggatacttgcaaatctctcacatcagttctacaaacagaaaactcactGAAACAGCTGGAGATTAATAACAATGACCTaaaagattcaggagtggagcagctctgtgctggactgaagagttcaaactgtaaactggagattctcag ATTGTCTGGTTGTTTggtcacagaggaaggctgttcttctctggcttcagctctgagttcaaacccctcccacctgaaagaactggatctgacttacaaccacccaggagactcaggagtgaagctgctctctgctagactGGAGGATCCCCACTGTAGATTGGACACACTCAG ggtggatcatgcagggaagatcagtctcaaaccaggactaagaaaat ATGCGTGTGAGCTCAcactggacccaaacacagcacacacacgtctctctctgtctgaggggAACAGAAAGGTGACGTGTGTGAAGGAGCAGCAGACGTATCCTGatcatccagagagatttgatgtctggactcaggtgatgtgtagagagggTCTGACTGGACGCTGTTACTGGGAGGTTGAGTGGAGTGGAGCTGCTCATATAGCAGTGACATATAAAGGAATCAGCAGGAAAGGAGGCAGTGGTGACTGTGGGTTTGGAGACAATATAAAGTCCTGGATGCTGTGTTACTATGATAACAGATACACTGTCTGGCACAATAATAACCGCACTGGCATCTCTGTCCCCCCCTCCAgctccaacagagtaggagtgtatctggactggccggccggcactctgtccttctacagcgtctcctctcacacacacacactcacacacttacacacacttcactccACATTCACTGAGCCCCTCTATGCAGGGTTTTTGGTTTTGGGTTCTGACTcctcagtgtatgtgtgtgtgacctag
- the LOC143497843 gene encoding NACHT, LRR and PYD domains-containing protein 3-like isoform X1, which yields MMDSHISSSGGGTSDPKVKRASSSVPSCVLMKSESSPVPSCVSMKSESSPVPSCVSMKSESSPVPSCVSMKSESSPVPSCVSMKSDWSMHQPPGFSSGPVTSDPHAQKKPVTISKDKLESVFKELEHKIISLVKNELKRFKNLLSPDYPACTERQVENEEDQSSVREGAMKITLHVLRNMNQTDFANTLETKLVPACYRKLKSKLRKKCQKINEGISQHGTTTLLNVIYTELYITEGGSGEVNNEHEVRQIETTSRRPATQETPIKCSDIFRPLPGQDKVIRTVLTKGVAGIGKTVSVQKFILDWSEGNVNQDVLFIFPLPFRELNLMKEKKLSLVQLLHCFFPETRELKPTHYKHYKILFIFDGLDECRLPLDFQNNDSVWDVTESTSVDVLLTNLIKGNLLPSALLWITSRPAAANQIPPESVDQVTEVRGFSGPQKEEYFRKRIRDQSLANRIISHMKSSRSLYIMCHIPVFCWIAATVLERMLGEAESGEIPKTLTQMYTHFLIFHIKHKDQKYEQKSDTDPQQTRKHLALGKLAFQQLDKGNLIFDEDDLRNSGIDVREMSVYSGMCTQIFREEFGLQLGKVFSFVHLSVYEFLAALYVFITFISTNTNVLKQQQPGLVKNTLSDFLNSAVDKALQSQNGHLDLFLRFLLGLSLESNQTLLRGLLTQTGSSFHCKEETFRYIKKKIRENPSSEKFINLFHCLNELNDHSLVQEVQTYLSRGGDTRLREDRLSPAQWSALVFVLLNSEEERDEFDLSNVPLEECLLRLLPVIKASRKVILSGCGLTEESCKSLTSVLQTENSLKELEINNNNLKDSGVEQLCAGLKSSNCKLEILRLSLCGLTEDTCKSLTSVLQTENSLKQLEINNNDLKDSGVEQLCAGLKSSNCKLEILRLSGCLVTEEGCSSLASALSSNPSHLKELDLTYNHPGDSGVKLLSARLEDPHCRLDTLRVDHAGKISLKPGLRKYACELTLDPNTAHTRLSLSEGNRKVTCVKEQQTYPDHPERFDVWTQVMCREGLTGRCYWEVEWSGAAHIAVTYKGISRKGGSGDCGFGDNIKSWMLCYYDNRYTVWHNNNRTGISVPPSSSNRVGVYLDWPAGTLSFYSVSSHTHTLTHLHTLHSTFTEPLYAGFLVLGSDSSVYVCVT from the exons ATGATGGACTCTCATATCTCcagcagtggaggaggaacctctgacccaaa ggtGAAGAGAGCATCATCttcagtacccagctgtgtgttaatgaagagtgaatcatctccagtacccagctgtgtgtctatgaagagtgaatcatctccagtacccagctgtgtgtctatgaagagtgaatcatctccagtacccagctgtgtgtctatgaagagtgaatcatctccagtacccagctgtgtgtctatgaagagtgactgGTCCATGCATCAGCCTCCTGGATTCAGTAgtggacctgtgacctctgacccaca TGCCCAAAAGAAACCTGTAACGATTTCTAAAGACAAACTGGAGTCAGtattcaag GAGCTGGAGCACAAAATCATCTCTCTGGTGAAAAATGAGCTGAAGAGATTCAAGAATCTACTGAGTCcagattacccagcatgcactgagagacaggtggagaatgaggaggatcagagcagtgtcagagagggggcgatgaagatcacactgcacgtcctgaggaacatgaaccagacagacttCGCTAACACACTAGAGACCA AACTGGTCCCTGCTTGCTACAGAAAACTCAAATCCAAACTGAGGAAAAAATGTCAGAAAATTAATGAAGGAATCTCACAGCATGGAACCACAACACTTCTGAATGTgatctacacagagctctacatcacagagggagggagtggagaggtcaataatgaacatgaggtgagacagattgagacaaCATCtaggagaccagcaacacaggagacacccatcaaatgcagtgacatctttagacccttaccaggacaagacaaagtcatcagaactgtgctgactaaaggagtggctggaattggtaaaacagtctcagtgcagaagttcatactggactggtctgaaggaaatgtaaatcaggatgttctcttcatatttccacttccttttagggagctgaatttgatgaaggagaaaaagctCAGTCTGGTGCAGCTTCTTCATTGTTTTTTTCCAGAAACACGTGAATTAAAACCAACTCACTATAAACACTACAAAATTCTGttcatctttgatggtctggatgagtgtcgtcttcctctagatttccagAACAATGACAGTGTGTGGGATGTAACAGAGTcgacctcagtggatgtgctgctgacaaacctcatcaaggggaatctgcttccctctgctctcctctggataacctctcgaccagcagcagccaatcagatccctcctgagagtgttgaccaggtaacagaggtacgagggttcagtggtcctcagaaagaggagtacttcaggaagagaatcagaGACCAGAGTCTGGCCaatagaatcatctcacacatgaagtcatcaagaagtctctacatcatgtgtcacattccagtcttctgttggattgcagccactgttctagagaggatgttgggtgaagcagagagtggagagatccccaagactctgactcagatgtacacacacttcctgatctttcacatcaaacacaaggacCAAAAGTATGAACAGAAAAGTGACACTGACCCTCAACAAACTAGAAAACATttggcactgggaaaactggctttccaacagctggATAAAGGCAACCTGATCTTCGATGAGGACGACCTGAGAAACAGTGGCATTGATGTCAGAGAAATGTCAGTGTATTCAGGAATGTGCACtcagatcttcagagaggagtttggtctacagctggggaaggtgttcagctttgtacatctgagtgtttatgagtttctggctgctttatatgtatttattaccttcatctccaccaacaCGAATGTGCTGAAACAGCAACAACCTGGATTGGTCAAAAACACATTGTCTGACTTCCTCAACAGtgcagtggacaaggccttacagagtcagaatggacacctggaccttttcctccgcttccttctgggtctctcactggagtccaatcagactctcttacgaggtctactgacacagacaggaagcagcttTCACTGCAAAGAGGAAACGTTCAGGTACATCAAGAAGAAGATCAGGGAGAATCCCTCTTCAGAGAAATTCATCAATCTCttccactgtctgaatgaactgaatgatcattctctaGTACAGGAAGTCCAAACATACCTGAGCAGAGGAGGTGACACTCGTCTCCGTGAAGACAggctctctcctgctcagtggtcagctctggtgtttgtgttgctgaactcAGAAGAGGAGCGGGATGAGTTTGACCTGAGCAATGTCCCATTAGAGGAATGTCTACTGAGACTGCTGCCAGTGATCAAAGCATCCAGAAAAGTCAT actgtctggctgtggtctcactgaggagtcttgcaaatctctcacatcagttctacaaacagaaaactcactgaaagagctggagattaataataataacctaaaagattcaggagtggagcagctctgtgctggactgaagagttcaaactgtaaactggagattctcag actgtctctctgtggtctcactgaggatacttgcaaatctctcacatcagttctacaaacagaaaactcactGAAACAGCTGGAGATTAATAACAATGACCTaaaagattcaggagtggagcagctctgtgctggactgaagagttcaaactgtaaactggagattctcag ATTGTCTGGTTGTTTggtcacagaggaaggctgttcttctctggcttcagctctgagttcaaacccctcccacctgaaagaactggatctgacttacaaccacccaggagactcaggagtgaagctgctctctgctagactGGAGGATCCCCACTGTAGATTGGACACACTCAG ggtggatcatgcagggaagatcagtctcaaaccaggactaagaaaat ATGCGTGTGAGCTCAcactggacccaaacacagcacacacacgtctctctctgtctgaggggAACAGAAAGGTGACGTGTGTGAAGGAGCAGCAGACGTATCCTGatcatccagagagatttgatgtctggactcaggtgatgtgtagagagggTCTGACTGGACGCTGTTACTGGGAGGTTGAGTGGAGTGGAGCTGCTCATATAGCAGTGACATATAAAGGAATCAGCAGGAAAGGAGGCAGTGGTGACTGTGGGTTTGGAGACAATATAAAGTCCTGGATGCTGTGTTACTATGATAACAGATACACTGTCTGGCACAATAATAACCGCACTGGCATCTCTGTCCCCCCCTCCAgctccaacagagtaggagtgtatctggactggccggccggcactctgtccttctacagcgtctcctctcacacacacacactcacacacttacacacacttcactccACATTCACTGAGCCCCTCTATGCAGGGTTTTTGGTTTTGGGTTCTGACTcctcagtgtatgtgtgtgtgacctag
- the LOC143497843 gene encoding NACHT, LRR and PYD domains-containing protein 3-like isoform X6: MMDSHISSSGGGTSDPKVKRASSSVPSCVLMKSESSPVPSCVSMKSESSPVPSCVSMKSESSPVPSCVSMKSESSPVPSCVSMKSDWSMHQPPGFSSGPVTSDPHAQKKPVTISKDKLESVFKELEHKIISLVKNELKRFKNLLSPDYPACTERQVENEEDQSSVREGAMKITLHVLRNMNQTDFANTLETKLVPACYRKLKSKLRKKCQKINEGISQHGTTTLLNVIYTELYITEGGSGEVNNEHEVRQIETTSRRPATQETPIKCSDIFRPLPGQDKVIRTVLTKGVAGIGKTVSVQKFILDWSEGNVNQDVLFIFPLPFRELNLMKEKKLSLVQLLHCFFPETRELKPTHYKHYKILFIFDGLDECRLPLDFQNNDSVWDVTESTSVDVLLTNLIKGNLLPSALLWITSRPAAANQIPPESVDQVTEVRGFSGPQKEEYFRKRIRDQSLANRIISHMKSSRSLYIMCHIPVFCWIAATVLERMLGEAESGEIPKTLTQMYTHFLIFHIKHKDQKYEQKSDTDPQQTRKHLALGKLAFQQLDKGNLIFDEDDLRNSGIDVREMSVYSGMCTQIFREEFGLQLGKVFSFVHLSVYEFLAALYVFITFISTNTNVLKQQQPGLVKNTLSDFLNSAVDKALQSQNGHLDLFLRFLLGLSLESNQTLLRGLLTQTGSSFHCKEETFRYIKKKIRENPSSEKFINLFHCLNELNDHSLVQEVQTYLSRGGDTRLREDRLSPAQWSALVFVLLNSEEERDEFDLSNVPLEECLLRLLPVIKASRKVILSGCGLTEESCKSLTSVLQTENSLKELEINNNNLKDSGVEQLCAGLKSSNCKLEILRLSLCGLTEDTCKSLTSVLQTENSLKQLEINNNDLKDSGVEQLCAGLKSSNCKLEILRLSGCLVTEEGCSSLASALSSNPSHLKELDLTYNHPGDSGVKLLSARLEDPHCRLDTLRVDHAGKISLKPGLRKYACELTLDPNTAHTRLSLSEGNRKVTCVKEQQTYPDHPERFDVWTQLQQSRSVSGLAGRHSVLLQRLLSHTHTHTLTHTSLHIH; the protein is encoded by the exons ATGATGGACTCTCATATCTCcagcagtggaggaggaacctctgacccaaa ggtGAAGAGAGCATCATCttcagtacccagctgtgtgttaatgaagagtgaatcatctccagtacccagctgtgtgtctatgaagagtgaatcatctccagtacccagctgtgtgtctatgaagagtgaatcatctccagtacccagctgtgtgtctatgaagagtgaatcatctccagtacccagctgtgtgtctatgaagagtgactgGTCCATGCATCAGCCTCCTGGATTCAGTAgtggacctgtgacctctgacccaca TGCCCAAAAGAAACCTGTAACGATTTCTAAAGACAAACTGGAGTCAGtattcaag GAGCTGGAGCACAAAATCATCTCTCTGGTGAAAAATGAGCTGAAGAGATTCAAGAATCTACTGAGTCcagattacccagcatgcactgagagacaggtggagaatgaggaggatcagagcagtgtcagagagggggcgatgaagatcacactgcacgtcctgaggaacatgaaccagacagacttCGCTAACACACTAGAGACCA AACTGGTCCCTGCTTGCTACAGAAAACTCAAATCCAAACTGAGGAAAAAATGTCAGAAAATTAATGAAGGAATCTCACAGCATGGAACCACAACACTTCTGAATGTgatctacacagagctctacatcacagagggagggagtggagaggtcaataatgaacatgaggtgagacagattgagacaaCATCtaggagaccagcaacacaggagacacccatcaaatgcagtgacatctttagacccttaccaggacaagacaaagtcatcagaactgtgctgactaaaggagtggctggaattggtaaaacagtctcagtgcagaagttcatactggactggtctgaaggaaatgtaaatcaggatgttctcttcatatttccacttccttttagggagctgaatttgatgaaggagaaaaagctCAGTCTGGTGCAGCTTCTTCATTGTTTTTTTCCAGAAACACGTGAATTAAAACCAACTCACTATAAACACTACAAAATTCTGttcatctttgatggtctggatgagtgtcgtcttcctctagatttccagAACAATGACAGTGTGTGGGATGTAACAGAGTcgacctcagtggatgtgctgctgacaaacctcatcaaggggaatctgcttccctctgctctcctctggataacctctcgaccagcagcagccaatcagatccctcctgagagtgttgaccaggtaacagaggtacgagggttcagtggtcctcagaaagaggagtacttcaggaagagaatcagaGACCAGAGTCTGGCCaatagaatcatctcacacatgaagtcatcaagaagtctctacatcatgtgtcacattccagtcttctgttggattgcagccactgttctagagaggatgttgggtgaagcagagagtggagagatccccaagactctgactcagatgtacacacacttcctgatctttcacatcaaacacaaggacCAAAAGTATGAACAGAAAAGTGACACTGACCCTCAACAAACTAGAAAACATttggcactgggaaaactggctttccaacagctggATAAAGGCAACCTGATCTTCGATGAGGACGACCTGAGAAACAGTGGCATTGATGTCAGAGAAATGTCAGTGTATTCAGGAATGTGCACtcagatcttcagagaggagtttggtctacagctggggaaggtgttcagctttgtacatctgagtgtttatgagtttctggctgctttatatgtatttattaccttcatctccaccaacaCGAATGTGCTGAAACAGCAACAACCTGGATTGGTCAAAAACACATTGTCTGACTTCCTCAACAGtgcagtggacaaggccttacagagtcagaatggacacctggaccttttcctccgcttccttctgggtctctcactggagtccaatcagactctcttacgaggtctactgacacagacaggaagcagcttTCACTGCAAAGAGGAAACGTTCAGGTACATCAAGAAGAAGATCAGGGAGAATCCCTCTTCAGAGAAATTCATCAATCTCttccactgtctgaatgaactgaatgatcattctctaGTACAGGAAGTCCAAACATACCTGAGCAGAGGAGGTGACACTCGTCTCCGTGAAGACAggctctctcctgctcagtggtcagctctggtgtttgtgttgctgaactcAGAAGAGGAGCGGGATGAGTTTGACCTGAGCAATGTCCCATTAGAGGAATGTCTACTGAGACTGCTGCCAGTGATCAAAGCATCCAGAAAAGTCAT actgtctggctgtggtctcactgaggagtcttgcaaatctctcacatcagttctacaaacagaaaactcactgaaagagctggagattaataataataacctaaaagattcaggagtggagcagctctgtgctggactgaagagttcaaactgtaaactggagattctcag actgtctctctgtggtctcactgaggatacttgcaaatctctcacatcagttctacaaacagaaaactcactGAAACAGCTGGAGATTAATAACAATGACCTaaaagattcaggagtggagcagctctgtgctggactgaagagttcaaactgtaaactggagattctcag ATTGTCTGGTTGTTTggtcacagaggaaggctgttcttctctggcttcagctctgagttcaaacccctcccacctgaaagaactggatctgacttacaaccacccaggagactcaggagtgaagctgctctctgctagactGGAGGATCCCCACTGTAGATTGGACACACTCAG ggtggatcatgcagggaagatcagtctcaaaccaggactaagaaaat ATGCGTGTGAGCTCAcactggacccaaacacagcacacacacgtctctctctgtctgaggggAACAGAAAGGTGACGTGTGTGAAGGAGCAGCAGACGTATCCTGatcatccagagagatttgatgtctggactcag ctccaacagagtaggagtgtatctggactggccggccggcactctgtccttctacagcgtctcctctcacacacacacactcacacacttacacacacttcactccACATTCACTGA